Proteins encoded together in one Actinomycetota bacterium window:
- a CDS encoding ABC transporter permease translates to MRDRVLRWRTELLLAAILLGVVAVNVSLSPFYLRTGNFVNMFQLSIEKAIVAVIMTLVIINGEIDLSVASVMGFSAAVVAALHEGGSVPFAVAVVVALLAGAGAGLLHGLFVARMGLPSLVVTIAGLIGFRGAARVLVGDRSIGDFPEWFDRLGQDPLVGRFSLAFIIFVVGIVAAGVVLQRTAFGRSVYVIGNNAEVARYSGISVARVKLALLTTSGFVAGLAGVLFAARLGSVRGNLAEGFELDIITMVLLGGVSIFGGSGTLVGVALSILIILNLRSGLGLANIQATTQTGIIGALLIASVLVPNLVDRLGSWRRRSGPAVMPPPASSDTGAGEVRPVVTDPNRTAHRG, encoded by the coding sequence ATGCGTGACCGGGTGCTGCGCTGGAGGACCGAGCTGCTGCTGGCGGCGATCCTCCTCGGCGTGGTCGCGGTGAACGTGTCCCTGTCGCCGTTCTACCTGCGGACAGGGAACTTCGTGAACATGTTCCAGCTCTCGATCGAGAAGGCGATCGTGGCCGTGATCATGACCCTGGTCATCATCAACGGTGAGATCGACCTCTCGGTCGCCTCGGTGATGGGCTTCTCCGCGGCCGTGGTGGCCGCCCTCCACGAGGGTGGCTCTGTCCCCTTCGCTGTCGCCGTGGTCGTCGCGCTGCTCGCTGGTGCGGGAGCGGGCCTGCTCCACGGGCTGTTCGTGGCCCGGATGGGGCTCCCGTCGCTGGTGGTGACGATCGCGGGCCTGATCGGCTTCCGGGGCGCGGCCCGCGTCCTGGTCGGGGACCGGTCGATCGGCGACTTTCCCGAGTGGTTCGACCGGCTGGGCCAGGATCCGCTGGTCGGCCGCTTCTCGCTCGCGTTCATCATCTTCGTCGTGGGGATCGTGGCGGCCGGAGTCGTCCTCCAGCGCACCGCGTTCGGCCGCTCCGTCTATGTGATCGGCAACAACGCCGAGGTCGCCCGCTACTCGGGGATCAGTGTCGCCCGCGTCAAGCTGGCCCTGCTGACCACGTCGGGGTTCGTGGCCGGGCTGGCCGGGGTGCTGTTCGCGGCCCGGCTGGGATCGGTCCGCGGCAACCTGGCCGAGGGATTCGAGCTCGACATCATCACGATGGTGCTGCTGGGAGGGGTGAGCATCTTCGGGGGCTCGGGCACCCTCGTCGGCGTCGCCCTCTCGATCCTCATCATCCTCAATCTCCGCTCCGGCCTGGGGTTGGCCAACATCCAGGCCACCACCCAGACCGGGATCATCGGGGCGCTGCTGATCGCCTCGGTGCTGGTCCCCAACCTCGTCGATCGCTTGGGAAGCTGGCGCCGCCGGTCCGGCCCCGCGGTGATGCCGCCACCAGCCTCAAGCGACACCGGCGCCGGGGAGGTGAGGCCCGTCGTGACAGACCCGAACCGCACCGCACACCGCGGATAG
- a CDS encoding ABC transporter permease: protein MSGTAAGPAERVADGRRPRPKLRPERLRELSLLAVIGVSVLVFSQLVDNYLSGSFFNRVTTSMAITAVLAAAQTIVILTRNIDLSVGSIVGVTAYVTGEYLAAHQTTAPVLAVGLAMLMGCVLGLLNGTLVAYGRVPSIIVTLGTLAIYRTWLIDHANSRTITADSLPQWLVEFPQRTVVSLGGLDIRLVLTVAVVVIVALQLALGRLRWGRWVYAVGSNPDAARQEGLPTERITLGAFAMCGALSGLAGFMFLSRFGTITVAAGQGLELASVAAAVVGGVSILGGSGTLIGALLGALLIDLLELSLVRVPEISVFWRDAVLGALILLAIAGDVAIGKRLRRFWTSPARHSTKPPEREATTDA from the coding sequence ATGAGCGGCACCGCGGCCGGGCCGGCGGAGCGAGTGGCAGACGGCCGGCGGCCACGGCCGAAGCTGCGGCCGGAACGGCTGCGGGAGCTGTCGCTTCTGGCCGTCATCGGGGTCTCGGTCCTCGTCTTCAGCCAGCTCGTCGACAACTACCTGAGCGGCAGCTTCTTCAACCGGGTGACGACCAGCATGGCGATCACGGCGGTCCTGGCGGCGGCGCAGACGATCGTGATCCTGACCCGCAACATCGACCTGTCGGTCGGCTCGATCGTGGGTGTGACGGCGTATGTGACGGGCGAGTATCTGGCCGCGCACCAGACCACCGCACCCGTGCTCGCAGTCGGCCTGGCGATGCTCATGGGCTGCGTCCTCGGGCTCCTGAACGGGACGCTCGTGGCCTACGGGCGGGTGCCGTCGATCATCGTCACCCTTGGGACGCTGGCGATCTACCGGACCTGGCTGATCGACCACGCGAACTCGCGCACCATCACGGCCGACTCGCTGCCCCAGTGGCTCGTGGAGTTCCCGCAACGGACGGTCGTCAGCCTCGGCGGGCTCGACATCCGCCTGGTCCTGACCGTGGCGGTGGTGGTGATCGTGGCCCTCCAGCTCGCGCTGGGGAGGCTCCGCTGGGGCCGCTGGGTCTATGCCGTTGGCTCCAACCCCGACGCGGCCCGGCAGGAAGGCCTTCCCACCGAGCGCATCACCCTGGGGGCGTTCGCCATGTGCGGGGCCTTGTCTGGGCTGGCGGGCTTCATGTTCCTGTCCCGGTTCGGGACGATCACGGTCGCCGCGGGCCAGGGCCTGGAGCTGGCCTCGGTCGCCGCAGCCGTGGTCGGCGGAGTCAGCATCCTCGGCGGCTCGGGCACCCTGATCGGGGCGCTGCTGGGAGCGCTGCTCATCGACCTCCTCGAACTGAGCCTGGTGCGGGTGCCCGAGATCAGCGTGTTCTGGCGCGACGCCGTCCTGGGCGCGCTCATCCTGCTCGCCATCGCGGGCGACGTCGCCATCGGCAAGCGGCTGCGGCGGTTCTGGACGTCACCCGCCCGGCATTCGACCAAGCCGCCGGAGCGGGAGGCGACGACGGATGCGTGA
- a CDS encoding L-rhamnose mutarotase translates to MNRIGFVLKVRPDLLDDYKRHHQAVWPEMLEALRRNGWHNYTLFLRPDGTLFGYFETEGSLEEALAGMAAEPVNERWQALMAPYFTGSGRHADQMMEALEAVFHLD, encoded by the coding sequence ATGAACCGGATCGGCTTCGTCCTCAAGGTCCGGCCCGACCTCCTCGACGACTACAAGCGCCACCACCAGGCGGTCTGGCCGGAGATGCTGGAGGCCCTACGCCGCAACGGGTGGCACAACTACACGCTGTTCCTGCGGCCCGACGGGACCTTGTTCGGCTACTTCGAGACCGAGGGCAGCCTCGAGGAGGCCTTGGCCGGCATGGCGGCCGAGCCGGTGAACGAGCGCTGGCAGGCGCTGATGGCCCCCTACTTCACCGGCTCCGGCCGCCATGCCGACCAGATGATGGAAGCGCTCGAGGCGGTCTTCCACCTGGACTAG
- a CDS encoding DeoR/GlpR family DNA-binding transcription regulator has translation MEQRIRETGTVRIDRLATEFGVSEMTIRRDLDELEALGVARRIRGGAVAMGPEPFAERHRHNARAKARIAGKLLDLVPTRGTIAFDASSTVYRLAAALDGAQDLVVVTNGLDTFQTLVGKPGVVATLTGGSVEPRTGSLVGPVAIRGAGDFLFDVFVCSAAAVDPAVGSSEPSLEEAQVKRALSAAASRVVLAVDHSKLGARAQARMFALDEISLLVTDLEPDDARLNPYRASVEVR, from the coding sequence ATCGAACAGCGGATCAGGGAGACCGGCACCGTGCGCATCGACCGGCTCGCGACCGAGTTCGGCGTCAGCGAGATGACCATTCGCCGTGACCTCGATGAGCTCGAGGCGCTCGGCGTGGCCCGTCGCATCCGCGGGGGCGCGGTGGCCATGGGCCCCGAGCCGTTCGCCGAGCGCCACCGGCACAACGCTCGCGCGAAGGCCCGGATCGCGGGCAAGCTGCTCGACCTGGTCCCCACCCGGGGCACGATCGCCTTCGATGCGTCCTCCACCGTGTACCGGCTGGCCGCCGCGCTCGACGGCGCCCAGGACCTGGTGGTCGTCACCAATGGCCTGGACACCTTCCAGACCCTGGTCGGGAAGCCGGGCGTGGTCGCCACCCTGACCGGCGGATCCGTGGAGCCCCGGACCGGGAGCCTGGTCGGGCCGGTCGCCATCCGCGGCGCAGGGGACTTCCTCTTCGACGTGTTCGTGTGCTCGGCGGCCGCGGTCGACCCGGCGGTCGGCTCGTCCGAGCCGAGCCTGGAGGAGGCACAGGTCAAGCGGGCCCTCAGCGCCGCGGCGTCGCGCGTCGTCCTGGCCGTCGACCACAGCAAGCTCGGCGCCCGCGCCCAGGCCCGCATGTTCGCGCTCGACGAGATCAGCCTTCTCGTGACCGACCTCGAGCCGGACGACGCCCGCCTCAACCCCTACCGGGCGAGCGTCGAGGTCCGCTGA
- a CDS encoding rhamnose ABC transporter substrate-binding protein — protein MKTRLSLLAGVISLALLAAACGGGSEEPTETTSQAGAAEGVVTLQGGKEFKSILLPKFTGVAVFDQANQGAQEAARELGVDAAQFLGPTADNSVAGQIEIVTNAATQGVNAVMISNNAGDQIEPAVKSAVDAGVKVVSWDSPIPSGEGESLFVAQVDFDETGTVMADMALEILGADGGRFAILSASPDAANQNAWIAAMKEALKDPKYSKLELVDTVYGNDESEKSYNEALALVDKHADLKLIMAPTTVGIAAAAKAMQDEKLCDKVKVSGLGLPDEMKAYTQNGCAPQFALWSFTDLGYLTFYAAYGVATDQIKAEEGAKFKAGRMGDYTVEKDPTRDNGLRILMGPFTKYDKDNVG, from the coding sequence ATGAAGACGCGGCTTTCGCTGCTGGCCGGCGTGATCAGCCTTGCCCTGCTCGCTGCGGCCTGCGGCGGTGGGTCCGAGGAGCCGACGGAGACCACCTCACAGGCGGGCGCGGCCGAGGGTGTGGTCACGCTCCAGGGTGGCAAGGAGTTCAAGTCGATCCTGCTGCCGAAGTTCACCGGGGTGGCGGTCTTCGACCAGGCCAACCAGGGCGCGCAGGAGGCGGCGAGAGAGCTCGGCGTGGACGCCGCACAGTTCCTCGGGCCAACCGCCGACAACAGCGTCGCCGGGCAGATCGAGATCGTGACGAACGCCGCGACCCAGGGCGTGAACGCGGTCATGATCTCCAACAACGCCGGGGACCAGATCGAGCCGGCCGTGAAGTCAGCCGTGGATGCAGGCGTCAAGGTCGTGAGCTGGGACTCGCCGATCCCGTCCGGCGAGGGCGAGAGCCTGTTCGTGGCCCAGGTGGACTTCGACGAGACCGGCACCGTGATGGCGGACATGGCGCTGGAGATCCTCGGCGCCGACGGGGGCAGGTTCGCCATCCTGTCCGCGTCGCCGGACGCGGCCAACCAGAACGCCTGGATCGCCGCCATGAAGGAGGCCCTCAAGGACCCGAAGTACTCCAAGCTCGAGCTCGTCGACACCGTGTACGGCAACGACGAGTCGGAGAAGTCCTACAACGAGGCCCTCGCCCTGGTCGACAAGCACGCCGACCTGAAGCTCATCATGGCGCCCACCACCGTGGGCATCGCGGCCGCCGCCAAGGCCATGCAGGACGAGAAGCTCTGCGACAAGGTCAAGGTGTCGGGGCTGGGGCTGCCCGACGAGATGAAGGCATACACCCAGAACGGCTGCGCACCGCAGTTCGCCCTGTGGAGCTTCACCGACCTCGGCTACCTCACCTTCTACGCGGCCTACGGCGTGGCCACGGACCAGATCAAGGCCGAGGAGGGGGCCAAGTTCAAGGCGGGCCGCATGGGTGACTACACGGTCGAGAAGGATCCAACTCGCGACAACGGGCTGCGCATCCTCATGGGCCCATTCACCAAGTACGACAAGGACAACGTCGGCTGA